The Variovorax sp. S12S4 genome includes the window AGTTGAACAAATAGCGCAATGCGATCTGCACGATGAACGCGACGAAGATCACTCCCAGGAACAGCGCGGCAACCGCTTCGGCGAAGCGGTGCAGCAACGACAGCGCACGGTCGAACATGGCTTTGGGGTTATTTCATGGCGTTGATCTTGTCGAGCATGCCGGGCGGCCAGTTCTTCGCATCGTCCGAGGCCAGGTAGGCCTTCTGCGCGTGGTCGCGAAAGGCGTTGATGTTGGGCACATACACCTCCAGGCCCAGCTTGCGAAAGCTCTCGGCCAGCTCGGCCTCGCGCTTCTGGTGCTCGGCCGTGCTCCAGGCAATGGCCTTGTCCGCGGCAGCCTGAAAGCTGCGCTGCTTTGCGGGCGGCATGGCCTGCCAGGTCTTCATGTTCACCGTGAGCAGGTCGAAGGCCACCAGGTGCGAAGTCAGCACGATCTGCGACATCACCTCATTGAACTTCATGTTCTGAACATTGGGCAGCGGGTTGTCCTGCCCGTCGATGGCGCCCGTCTGCAGGCCGGTGTAGGTTTCCGCGTAGGCCATGGGAGTGGGGTTGGCGCCGAGCGAGCGCCCCAGCATCTGCCAGGTGTCGCCGGGCGGCATGCGCAGCTTCACGCCGGCCAGGTCGGCGGGCGTGCTGATGCGCTTCTTCGTCTTCAGGCCCACATGGCGCGTGCCGAAGAAGGTCGGCCCGAGGATCTTCACCTTCACCTGGTCTTCCACCATCTTCTTCATCTGCGCACCCAGGTCGCTCGCGAAGAACTTGCTCAGGTGATCGGGGTCGCGGAACAGGTAGGCCGAGGTCAGCAGCGACCAGGCCGGCACCTGCTTGGAAATATCCTGCGGCGCGATGTTGCCCATCTCCAGGTTGTCGCGCTGCAGGGCGACGAGTTCCGTGCCCTGGCGGAACAGCGTGGAGTTCAGGAACAGCTCGACCTTGTAGTCGGCCTCGATGTCCTTGGCGAACATCTTCATCATGTCGGCGCGGATGTCCTTGTCCGAAAACACCGCGGCAAACCGCAGCGTGGGCGGTGTGGTCTGGGCCCGGGCGGGCAGCACGGCGCCTGCGGCCAGCGCGGCTCCAGTGCCCAGCAGCGTACGGCGATCGATGGAAAAGGTCATGGTGTCTGTCTCCTGTTGTGTTGTGATGATGAACGCTGAAACTCAGGCTGCCGGCGCAGATGCGGCCGCGAGCCGCTGCGCCAGCGCCCGGATCGCCAGCTCGTAGCCGAACGGGCCAAAGCCGCAGATCACGCCCGTGGCGGCCAGCGAGACCAGCGAATGCTGATAGAGCGCGTCGCGGCGGTGAATGTTGGTGATGTGCACTTCGGCGATGGGCTGATCCAGCGTCTTGAGCGCGTCGAGCAGCGGAATCGATCGGAACGACAGCCCCGCGGGGTTGATGACGACGGCCGCGGCGCGCTCGCGCGCTTCTTGCACCCAGTCCACCATCACGCCTTCGTGGTTGGTCTGGCGAAACTCGCAGTCCAGGCCCAGCTCACCGGTGACGCCGCGGCACAACTGCTCCACCTGGGCCAGCGTGGTGCTGCCATACAGGTGCGGCTCGCGCACCCCCAGCAGGTTGAGATTGGGGCCGTTAAGGATGTAGACGATGGAACTCATGCGGCCGATTCTTCGGCGCGGCCACGAAAGACTTTCCAAACTGGAAACTGCTTTCATAATGCAGAATATGAGCATCTCACTCGACCGCGGCCTTTCCATGGTGGAGCACCTTGCACGCCATCCGCAGGGGCTGCCGCTCACGCTGCTCGCCTCCGAGCTCGACATTCCGCTTGGCGCCTGCCACCGCTTGCTGGCCGACCTGCAGCGCTGCGGCTACGTTCGCCAGACGCGCAAGCAGGGCGACTATGTGCTGACGACCAAGGTGGTGTCGCTGGGCCTCGGCTTCCTGAGCGGCGCCGGCATCGTGAACATTGCCGAGCCGCTGCTGGAGCGGCTCGCGCAGGCATCGGGCGAACTGGTGCGCCTTTCGATCGTGGATGAAGACCGCCTCACCTGGGTCGCCAAGTCGCAGGGCACGCGACAGGCGGGGCTGCGCTACGACCCGGACATGGGCATGGATGCGCGCCTGTCGTGCACGTCTTCCGGCCACGCGTGGCTGATGACGCTGAGCGACGAACGCGCACTGGAGCTGGTCTCGCGCCAAGGCTTCGGCACGCCGGCGGAATACGGTCCGAAGGCGCCGACCACCATTCGCGCGCTGCTGGGCTTTCTGCATGCGGCGCGGGTGCGCGGCTACGCCATGATCGACGAAGTCTTCGCGCCCGGCATGGCCGCCATGGCGGCGCCGGTGTTCCGCCGCAAGGAAGTGATCGGCGTCATCAGCATTGCCGGGCCGCGCACGCGCCTTGGCAGCGAGCGCATGCATGAGCTGGCGCCCGCGCTGCTGGCCGCAACGGCCGAGCTCGGGCCGATCAGCAACGCGTCGAGCCTGTTCGGCCGCCCTTCGCTGGGCAAGGGCTGAGCGGCGCGACCCGGCTTGCCAGACCCGGCTTCTCAGTAAGGCGGCGCCTTGCGCGCCCGCTGCTCGCGCGCGGCGTCGGTCCACCACGCGAGGTCGTCGGCAAAGCGGCCGAATGAGCGCTGGAGAGATTCGCCCGCACTGCCCGTGGGCTTGCCGTCCGCGTCGAGCGTTTGCGAGATCGGCCCGACGGCGAGCGTGCTCGAGACGACGACCATGCCCATCTCCGACAGGATCGAATGCCACACGGTGCCCGAGCGCACGCCTGAAAACCGGCCGGCCGAATAGCTGGCAACGGCAGCAGGCCGCCAGAACCATTCTTCTAGGAAGTGGTCGGTGAGGTTCTTCAGGCCGGGCTGCGGGCCCCAGTTGTATTCGCCCGTCACGAAGACGAAGGCGTCCGCGCCGCGGATCTTCTGCGCCAGCGCTTCCATGGGGGCGGGCGCGGTGCCCTTGGGGTACTCCTTGTACAT containing:
- a CDS encoding IclR family transcriptional regulator, which codes for MSISLDRGLSMVEHLARHPQGLPLTLLASELDIPLGACHRLLADLQRCGYVRQTRKQGDYVLTTKVVSLGLGFLSGAGIVNIAEPLLERLAQASGELVRLSIVDEDRLTWVAKSQGTRQAGLRYDPDMGMDARLSCTSSGHAWLMTLSDERALELVSRQGFGTPAEYGPKAPTTIRALLGFLHAARVRGYAMIDEVFAPGMAAMAAPVFRRKEVIGVISIAGPRTRLGSERMHELAPALLAATAELGPISNASSLFGRPSLGKG
- the dctP gene encoding TRAP transporter substrate-binding protein DctP; translated protein: MTFSIDRRTLLGTGAALAAGAVLPARAQTTPPTLRFAAVFSDKDIRADMMKMFAKDIEADYKVELFLNSTLFRQGTELVALQRDNLEMGNIAPQDISKQVPAWSLLTSAYLFRDPDHLSKFFASDLGAQMKKMVEDQVKVKILGPTFFGTRHVGLKTKKRISTPADLAGVKLRMPPGDTWQMLGRSLGANPTPMAYAETYTGLQTGAIDGQDNPLPNVQNMKFNEVMSQIVLTSHLVAFDLLTVNMKTWQAMPPAKQRSFQAAADKAIAWSTAEHQKREAELAESFRKLGLEVYVPNINAFRDHAQKAYLASDDAKNWPPGMLDKINAMK
- a CDS encoding type II 3-dehydroquinate dehydratase; amino-acid sequence: MSSIVYILNGPNLNLLGVREPHLYGSTTLAQVEQLCRGVTGELGLDCEFRQTNHEGVMVDWVQEARERAAAVVINPAGLSFRSIPLLDALKTLDQPIAEVHITNIHRRDALYQHSLVSLAATGVICGFGPFGYELAIRALAQRLAAASAPAA
- a CDS encoding NADPH-dependent FMN reductase — encoded protein: MADKILVFYGSYRSDRMGIRLADYLVAGLGARGAEAELIDAQAVGLPMLDRMYKEYPKGTAPAPMEALAQKIRGADAFVFVTGEYNWGPQPGLKNLTDHFLEEWFWRPAAVASYSAGRFSGVRSGTVWHSILSEMGMVVVSSTLAVGPISQTLDADGKPTGSAGESLQRSFGRFADDLAWWTDAAREQRARKAPPY